The genomic stretch GAAGACTTATCCTTATCAGATAATTCCTTGAAGATTGAGCTCAGCTCGGAATGGCAACCTCCATTCAGACTACATTCTGCAGAATTTGCAACTTGCCGAATGGGTCCATTGTTTCCTGCGTGGCTGCGGTGGCACGTGGATATTAAGTATCTTGGTATCTCAAGCACAGGCacactccctccattccaaattgcaggtcgttttagttttttaggttcataaatattattatacatctagatatagtgcatgtctaagtgcataataatatctatgaacttagaaaagttaaaactacctacaatttggaatggagggagtaattgatAGGCTTCCACACTAGTTCGCTAATGCCTTTTCAAATGCCACTACGGTTGACATCTCCCACAATCAACTCAATGGAGGTTTGCCAACGAATATGGAAATCATGTCAGTGAAATTTCTCCTTCTAAGGTCCAACCGACTAACTGGCCAAATACCAACATTGCCGAGAAACCTGACGGTCTTGGACATCTCCAACAATTCATTATCGGGACCTCTGCCTGCTGATTTACCAAATCTAGAAATGTTGTCCTTATTCTCCAACCGCATCAGTGGTCATATTCCTAAATCTATTTGCAAATCTTGGAGCTTGATGATCTTAGACTTGGCCAACAATCTTCTTGAAGGACAACTTCCAAAGTGCTTTGGGAATGAACAGATTATAACCTTAGAGTTAAGCAACAATAGGTTTTCTGGAACATTACCATCATCTATTCAAAATTGCACGTTTCTAAGAATTCTAGATCTAGCAGGAAATATGTTCTTTGGAGAATTGTCTGCATGGATTGCAGACTTAGTCAATTTAAAATTCATAGGCCTAAGTCACAATATGTTCTCTGGGGTCATTCCAATAAACATCACAAGCCTTAAATACCTTCAATACATTGATATATCAGACAATGAACTATCTGGTACTTTACCTAGCCACCTGTCAAATTTAAAGTCATTTACGAAGAGTCCGGCATTGGGTCAAGATGGAGTTATTTACGG from Setaria italica strain Yugu1 chromosome II, Setaria_italica_v2.0, whole genome shotgun sequence encodes the following:
- the LOC111256362 gene encoding leucine-rich repeat receptor-like protein kinase PXC2, coding for MVARSATGSYHICFPAANRWIALPLPPIATDHNTANGFHYDIGAEPGIISFMAVLLDPAGVDVVMFSSKTGNWETKALVVQEDAARDHGRGQPSPGIHAGNCFYWLSASGHGGVLCLDVIGMLTNLNDLYLGANYLDGVIKEDHFARIRSLEDLSLSDNSLKIELSSEWQPPFRLHSAEFATCRMGPLFPAWLRWHVDIKYLGISSTGTLPPFQIAVKFLLLRSNRLTGQIPTLPRNLTVLDISNNSLSGPLPADLPNLEMLSLFSNRISGHIPKSICKSWSLMILDLANNLLEGQLPKCFGNEQIITLELSNNRFSGTLPSSIQNCTFLRILDLAGNMFFGELSAWIADLVNLKFIGLSHNMFSGVIPINITSLKYLQYIDISDNELSGTLPSHLSNLKSFTKSPALGQDGVIYGMYNPGSLSAITKGQIHDNSLPVVGRRRGDAAGSEEAAAGQGRGGSGACSDLAVVGERATGFEGVGCSRWVEDAGVGGRGAAWVGDEAAGV